The genomic DNA CATCCATTTTCCCCCTCTACTTGCTTCATTTCCACAAGTATAGCGGTTCGCTTGTCAAACCACGCCTTTTAACGTTCTTCGAATATGCTCGTCAGTTCCAGTTCCACCAACAAACGGGCATGGTTGTGATTGAAAAACTGTTGGTGATGCTCCAGTCCGCGCTGGACACACCAACCGATTCCCGTCAGCGCTTCAAACAGACGATAATACGGTAAGTAGACTTCAATCGGCTCCGGTGTCCTGACTTGTCCGTACCCTTGTTGATAGGCGTCAAGTAACCCGGATTCGCTCTGGAACACGTCGCGGTCAAGTTTCGTAAAATCAATTTCCGTCGCCCCGAAACGTGAGGTCTCAAAGTCAATCAGTCCGGTCAGTCTTCCATCGTCCACGAGCAGGTTGCCGAGCCGGAAATCGAGGTGGACCGCGACAGGTCGAGAGGGCTCCGGTAACTCACGTTCACGCCGCTTCAATTCCGTAAAGGCAGCTTGATACAACACGGGTGACAAGGCTTTACGAATCGCCGGCTCGAATGAGGTCATCTTCGCATTTCGGAAGACACGCCAGTCCTGTGAGCTAAAGGCAGTGAAGCCGTTCTCCTCAAAATCGCCGTACGCGTCGCGTGTACAGTTGTGGAGTGTTGCATGCAATTGTCCGATTTGCGAGGCGAGCGCCGATGTGACCGTCTCAATCGTCGAACCGGTAAGTGCTTCGAGCACAAATGCACCCGTCGTCTGTTTGGTTGGTCGCGCCTCCATAAGAATCTTCGGCACGGCGACACGATCGGCTAAATACGTCAACCATCCGTGTTCCCGATACCACTTGTCAGCGGTATAAGGCCGTTTCAAAAAGACGGTCCGACCGTCGCTCAGTACTAACCGGTCGACATCTGAACTGTATGAATCGGTGACGGAAAAGATATCCGCGACATCGAGATCAAACGATTGAATCCACTCTTCCCGCGTCATGAGGATTCCCCCAATCGTTTTTCGAGAATTTCACCAGGCAGCCCGTCAATCGGTCCAACATACGTCGAGTGAAATCCAAGATTCGTCAAAATCTTTCGCGACGCGAGATGATTCGGATCAATCGTTGCCGTGACGACGGTCAATTCGTGTTCCGTTGCCAGTTCGAGCAACCGTGTGGCGAGCAATGATCCGTAACCGTGACCCCACTGTTCCGGCAATAACATGTAGCCGAGTTCCGCTTCAAACGGTTGCCGTGTATCCCGCGTGACATGACCGATGCCAATCCATGTTCCGTCCTGATAGACGAGGTATGATCCGAGACGGTCATGCCGCTGTTGCTCGATGATCGACGCGAACCGTCGTTTGGCTTCTGTTTCGATTAAGGGATGTTCTGTGATATAGCGCATGACCCGCTCATCGGTGACGAGTGTCGCGTAGGCGGGATAATCCGTTTCTTCCATTTTTCGTAGTTCAATCATGAGGTCGCTCCTTTTACGTTCTATAGTGATCGTGGATAGGTTCAAACAACTTCTCCGTCGAGGGACGGACAACCGCAAAATGTTCGACATTGTAGTGTCCGTGCAAGACTTGATTGTGATGGGCAATCATCTGCTCTGCCGATAAGACATCGGAACCGTTCGTCGTATGTCCGTCAGCAACGAGTGTCACATCAAATCCGTTGACGGTTGCACTGCGGACAGCCGTATCGATACAGTGTTCCGTCTTAC from Exiguobacterium sibiricum 7-3 includes the following:
- a CDS encoding phosphotransferase enzyme family protein; this encodes MTREEWIQSFDLDVADIFSVTDSYSSDVDRLVLSDGRTVFLKRPYTADKWYREHGWLTYLADRVAVPKILMEARPTKQTTGAFVLEALTGSTIETVTSALASQIGQLHATLHNCTRDAYGDFEENGFTAFSSQDWRVFRNAKMTSFEPAIRKALSPVLYQAAFTELKRRERELPEPSRPVAVHLDFRLGNLLVDDGRLTGLIDFETSRFGATEIDFTKLDRDVFQSESGLLDAYQQGYGQVRTPEPIEVYLPYYRLFEALTGIGWCVQRGLEHHQQFFNHNHARLLVELELTSIFEER
- a CDS encoding GNAT family N-acetyltransferase codes for the protein MIELRKMEETDYPAYATLVTDERVMRYITEHPLIETEAKRRFASIIEQQRHDRLGSYLVYQDGTWIGIGHVTRDTRQPFEAELGYMLLPEQWGHGYGSLLATRLLELATEHELTVVTATIDPNHLASRKILTNLGFHSTYVGPIDGLPGEILEKRLGESS